The proteins below come from a single Aegilops tauschii subsp. strangulata cultivar AL8/78 chromosome 6, Aet v6.0, whole genome shotgun sequence genomic window:
- the LOC109783096 gene encoding eukaryotic translation initiation factor 3 subunit F yields the protein MAAPETSTCGAGPALLFPSSSSSSSSARVEAVVVFTICDSFVRRPDQAERVIGTLLGSVLPDGTVHVRNAYVVPHSESADQVALDIEYHHNMYASHQKVNPKEVLVGWFSTGFGVSGGSTLIHEFYSREVQSPIHLTVDTGFTMGEASIKAYVSSNLSLGDRHLAAQFQEIPLDLKMLDAEKVGFEMLKSTMVEKLPNDLEGMESSMQNLYALIDEIYKYVDDVVEARVAPDNKIGRFIADTVSSMPKLSPASFDRLFNDKIQDNLALVYLSSITRTQIAVAEKLNTAAQVL from the exons ATGGCGGCGCCGGAGACCTCCACCTGCGGCGCGGGCCCCGCGCTCCTCttcccgtcgtcctcgtcctcctcgtcgtccgCGCGGGTGGAGGCCGTCGTCGTATTCACCATCTGCGACAGCTTCGTGCGCCGGCCCGACCAGGCGGAGCGCGTCATCGGCACCCTCCTCGGCTCCGTCCTCCCCGACGGCACCGTCCACGTCCGCAACGCCTACGTCGTCCCCCACAGCGAGTCCGCCGACCAG GTTGCTCTCGACATTGAGTACCACCACAACATGTACGCGTCGCACCAGAAGGTGAACCCCAAGGAAGTGCTTGTGGGATG GTTCTCCACTGGCTTTGGTGTTTCAGGGGGTAGTACGCTTATCCACGAATTTTATTCAAGAGAAGTACAGAGCCCTATTCATCTTACTGTTGACACTGGCTTCACCATGGGGGAGGCTTCCATCAAAGCCTATGTCTCATCCAACCTGTCTCTTGGAGATAGGCACCTTGCCGCACAATTTCAGGAAATTCCTCTGGACTTGAAGATGCTTGATGCAGAAAAAGTTGGAT TTGAAATGCTGAAATCTACGATGGTGGAGAAGCTCCCCAACGATTTGGAAGGAATGGAGTCTTCAATGCAAAATCTATATGCTCTTATTGACGAGATCTACAAATATGTTGATGATGTTGTG GAAGCTCGTGTGGCACCAGACAACAAGATAGGCAGGTTCATTGCTGACACCGTCTCCTCCATGCCAAAGCTGTCTCCAGCATCTTTTGACAGGCTCTTCAATGACAAGATTCAG GACAATCTTGCGCTGGTATACCTGTCAAGCATCACACGGACTCAGATCGCGGTCGCCGAGAAGCTGAACACCGCCGCCCAAGTCCTGTGA
- the LOC109783100 gene encoding uncharacterized protein, with the protein MVWFMRLKFGMLSTSCFLLSPNHGFRHAIHELFSSQSKSRVSNIRGALINTKKLDMTAQQYITKMKGFASELATAGKIVDDDELKDYIMNGLDSSYNGFVAALKVVPSTSLNDMCSQLLSYESRDAMLSVTGQASGSFMSSINAASRVPNLDSAGGPAKQPASALYMPPHHPSYQPAHQYQPVAPYAPAPPVAQYAPAPQYPPPAPYMSPYHQSAPYMPHQYPPPAPYPQQFVPVPYMQPYMPPPQQQQRPQRPHQQQQQQQRPRQDRRPKGGRKDRRATPWQEGIFCQICKKEGHPADECWWRYGDDDDTDKPPKETKGAYGVDRNWYIDTGATNHVNGQLNKLHVHEPYQGHDQVNTASGQGSGNEAHRV; encoded by the exons ATGGTATGGTTCATGCGGCTGAAGTTTGGCATGCTATCCACGAGCTGTTTTCTTCTCAGTCCAAATCACGGGTTTCGGCATGCTATCCACGAGCTGTTTTCTTCTCAGTCCAAATCACGGGTTTCCAACATCCGTGGTGCACTCATCAACACAAAGAAACTTGATATGACAGCCCAACAATATATCACCAAGATGAAAGGTTTTGCTTCTGAACTTGCTACTGCGGGAAAGAttgttgatgatgatgaactcAAGGATTATATCATGAATGGACTTGATAGTTCCTATAATGGTTTTGTTGCTGCTCTCAAAGTTGTTCCCTCCACATCTCTCAATGACATGTGCTCTCAGCTGCTGTCTTACGAAAGCCGTGATGCTATGCTCTCTGTTACTGGTCAAGCTTCCGGGTCGTTTATGTCCTCTATTAATGCTGCTTCTCGTGTTCCGAACCTTGACTCTGCAGGAGGTCCGGCGAAACAGCCAGCATCAGCACTATACATGCCCCCTCATCATCCTTCCTACCAGCCGGCCCACCAGTATCAGCCGGTCGCTCCATATGCGCCTGCTCCTCCGGTCGCTCAGTATGCGCCTGCTCCTCAGTACCCTCCACCGGCTCCATACATGTCTCCATACCACCAGTCGGCTCCTTACATGCCCCATCAGTACCCTCCACCAGCTCCATACCCGCAGCAGTTTGTACCAGTGCCGTATATGCAGCCCTACATGCCTCCTCCACAGCAGCAACAGCGCCCTCAACGTCCTcaccaacagcagcagcagcagcagcgcccaCGTCAGGACCGTCGTCCAAAAGGAGGGCGCAAGGATCGTCGTGCCACACCATGGCAGGAAGGTATCTTCTGCCAAATTTGCAAAAAGGAAGGTCATCCGGCTGATGAGTGCTGGTGGCgctatggtgatgatgatgatacTGACAAGCCACCAAAGGAGACCAAAGGTGCCTATGGTGTTGATAGAAACTGGTATATAGACACAGGTGCAACCAATCATGTTAATGGTCAGCTCAACAAGCTCCATGTTCATGAACCATATCAGGGGCATGATCAAGTTAATACTGCTAGTGGACAAG GATCAGGCAACGAAGCGCACCGTGTTTAG